One window of the Dendropsophus ebraccatus isolate aDenEbr1 chromosome 12, aDenEbr1.pat, whole genome shotgun sequence genome contains the following:
- the LOC138768772 gene encoding chemerin-like receptor 1 — translation METFTLPDYTETTYSNTEDTEDLSPKVFRIIQIMNIIFYSITFILGITGNGLVIWIAGFKMKKTVTILWFLNLAIADFVFDIIFPLQITEWVMDGHWPFGQTMCKVIFTVLFLNMSVSTSFLMIISIDRCTSVMCPVWSKNHKSPRLALAISAIIWFTCFMLSSPYLAFFDTIQDSEDSNTYCIPRYADDDDTDTMRSQTMIIVRFVSMFLIPFSIIVICYSLIVFRLRGSRSLSGSNRPLKVIITIVLCFFCLWFPFHAWPLLEVLNVKINFTIDFIISHLVYDIGFFNSCVNPIVYVFVGRDFKKSLFRSIPFLLENTFKEKDDSNTDPRINQTVMETEMESFNP, via the coding sequence ATGGAAACCTTTACTTTACCAGATTATACTGAAACAACGTACAGCAACACAGAAGATACTGAAGACCTAAGCCCAAAAGTTTTTCGCATAATCCAAATTATGAACATCATTTTTTACAGCATAACCTTCATCCTGGGGATTACCGGGAACGGCCTGGTCATCTGGATTGCTGGGTTTAAGATGAAGAAGACGGTCACCATTCTGTGGTTTCTAAACCTGGCCATAGCCGACTTTGTATTTGATATCATTTTTCCTCTCCAGATAACGGAGTGGGTTATGGATGGACATTGGCCCTTTGGTCAAACCATGTGCAAAGTTATATTCACCGTTCTCTTCCTAAACATGTCCGTCAGCACCTCCTTCCTGATGATCATCAGCATTGACCGATGTACTTCAGTCATGTGTCCGGTGTGGTCAAAAAACCACAAGTCTCCAAGGTTGGCATTAGCCATCTCAGCCATAATATGGTTCACCTGCTTTATGCTTAGCTCCCCGTATCTTGCTTTCTTTGACACTATTCAAGACTCTGAAGATAGCAACACATATTGTATCCCCCGATATGCTGATGATGACGATACAGACACAATGAGGAGTCAAACTATGATAATAGTCAGATTTGTCTCCATGTTCCTCATCCCATTTTCAATCATAGTGATTTGCTATAGTCTTATTGTATTTCGGCTAAGGGGAAGCAGAAGTCTATCAGGATCGAACAGACCACTGAAAGTCATTATCACCATTGTACTTTGTTTTTTCTGTCTTTGGTTCCCGTTCCATGCGTGGCCTTTACTAGAAGTCCTAAATGTTAAAATAAATTTTACCATTGATTTTATCATCTCCCATCTAGTATATGACATCGGATTCTTCAACAGTTGCGTTAATCCCATCGTCTACGTCTTTGTTGGACGAGATTTCAAGAAAAGTTTATTTAGGTCCATTCCATTTCTTCTGGAGAACACGTTCAAGGAGAAGGACGACTCCAATACAGATCCTCGAATCAACCAGACTGTGATGGAGACAGAAATGGAAAGTTTTAAtccgtaa
- the LOC138769957 gene encoding chemerin-like receptor 1, with product MYNDTEDTGDIQSNIFFKIQIFNLTCFSITFILGITGNGLVIWIAGFKMKKTITVVWFLNLAIADFLFNIILPFQITKLIMDEHWPFGQVMCKVIATVFFLNMSASTSFLMIISIDRCTSVMCPVWSKNHKSPRLALTISAIIWFVCFIFNSPYLAYFNIRHSFDNTTTHCIFLYADDDDTDTMRHQTTIIVRLVFMFLIPFLLIVICYSLIIFRLRRMRSLSGSTRPLKVIITIVLCFFCFWFPFHAWPLLDMVDVEMNSTFDIVMSSLTFCIGLFNSCVNPIIYVFVGRDFKKSLFRSIPVLIEDTFKE from the coding sequence ATGTACAACGACACGGAAGATACAGGAGACATACAATCAAACATTTTTTTCAAGATTCAAATTTTTAACCTCACTTGTTTTAGCATAACCTTCATCCTGGGGATTACTGGGAATGGCCTGGTCATCTGGATTGCAGGATTCAAGATGAAAAAGACGATCACCGTTGTATGGTTTCTCAACTTGGCCATAGCTGACTTTCTATTCAATATAATCCTCCCTTTCCAGATAACCAAGTTGATTATGGATGAACATTGGCCCTTTGGTCAAGTCATGTGCAAAGTCATAGCCACAGTTTTCTTCCTTAACATGTCCGCCAGCACCTCCTTCCTGATGATCATCAGCATTGACCGATGCACGTCAGTCATGTGTCCGGTGTGGTCAAAAAACCACAAGTCTCCCCGGTTGGCATTAACCATCTCGGCCATAATATGGTTTGTTTGCTTTATCTTTAACTCCCCGTATCTAGCTTACTTTAATATTAGGCACAGCtttgataacaccaccacacactgtatctTCCTATATGCCGATGACGATGATACAGACACAATGAGGCATCAAACTACGATAATCGTCAGATTAGTCTTCATGTTCCTCATCCCATTTTTGCTCATTGTGATTTGCTATAGTCTTATTATATTTCGGCTGAGAAGGATGAGAAGTTTATCAGGATCGACTAGACCTCTGAAAGTCATTATCACCATTGTACTTTGCTTTTTCTGTTTTTGGTTCCCGTTCCATGCATGGCCTTTACTGGACATGGTGGATGTTGAAATGAATTCTACTTTTGACATAGTCATGTCCAGCCTTACATTTTGCATCGGCTTGTTTAACAGTTGTGTCAACCCCATTATCTATGTCTTTGTTGGAAGAGACTTTAAGAAAAGTTTATTCAGGTCCATTCCAGTTCTCATAGAGGACACATTCAAGGAGTGA
- the LOC138769738 gene encoding chemerin-like receptor 1, with amino-acid sequence MENSTSPDDDYRTEHTNPENTEDIDPTILHTVRYFNIIFYSIIFILGITGNGLVIWIAGFKMKKTVTVLWFLNLAIADFVFDIIFPIQITELIMDEHWPFGQTMCKVVFTVLMLNMSVSIGFLMIISVDRCTSVMCPVWSKNHRSFRLALIISAIIWVSCFILTSPYIVFLKLDKDPKSGLSYCTPIYADDDDTYEMRHQAMIIVSFVSMFLIPFLIIVICYSLFIFRLRRSTSLSRSTRPLKVIITIVLCFFCFWFPFHMMQLLEVLNVKMNPTTDMILSHLSYCIGFFNSCINPIIYAFVGRDFKKRLFRSIPFLLEKTFNEKDESDIDIQVS; translated from the coding sequence ATGGAGAATAGTACTTCTCCCGATGATGATTACAGAACGGAGCACACCAACCCAGAAAATACAGAAGATATAGACCCAACAATTCTTCACACCGTCCGATATTTTAACATCATTTTTTACAGCATAATCTTCATCCTGGGGATTACCGGGAATGGCCTGGTCATCTGGATTGCAGGATTCAAGATGAAGAAGACGGTCACAGTTTTATGGTTTCTCAACCTGGCCATAGCCGACTTTGTATTTGATATCATCTTCCCTATCCAGATAACCGAGTTGATTATGGACGAACATTGGCCCTTTGGTCAAACCATGTGCAAAGTTGTATTCACCGTTCTCATGCTGAACATGTCCGTCAGCATTGGTTTTCTAATGATCATTAGCGTTGATCGATGCACGTCAGTCATGTGTCCGGTGTGGTCAAAAAACCACAGATCCTTCAGGTTGGCGTTAATCATCTCAGCTATAATATGGGTAAGCTGCTTCATCCTTACCTCCCCATATATTGTATTTCTCAAGCTTGATAAGGACCCTAAAAGTGGCCTCTCCTATTGTACACCCATATATGCAGATGACGACGATACATACGAAATGAGGCATCAAGCTATGATAATCGTCAGCTTCGTCTCCATGTTCCTCATCCCATTTCTGATCATAGTGATTTGCTACAGCCTTTTTATTTTTCGCCTCAGAAGAAGCACAAGTCTATCGAGATCAACCCGACCCCTGAAAGTCATTATCACCATCGTACTTTGTTTCTTCTGTTTTTGGTTCCCGTTCCATATGATGCAGTTACTAGAAGTCCTGAACGTTAAAATGAATCCCACCACCGACATGATCCTGTCCCACCTTTCCTATTGCATCGGCTTCTTCAATAGTTGCATTAACCCCATCATCTACGCCTTTGTTGGAAGAGACTTTAAGAAACGTTTATTCAGATCTATTCCATTTCTCTTGGAGAAAACATTCAATGAAAAAGATGAGTCCGATATAGATATTCAGGTTAGTTGa